In a single window of the Cucumis melo cultivar AY chromosome 11, USDA_Cmelo_AY_1.0, whole genome shotgun sequence genome:
- the LOC103497884 gene encoding inactive beta-amylase 9 isoform X1, with protein sequence MEVSVIGKSQAKVAGADFGNRELGFFNSKVDSKIFGSKSKICFVRSSRCERSRIRLTTKSVQMEPVQSQNSNVGRRSKSLEGVKLYVGLPLDAVSTCNAINHSRAIAAGLKALKLLGVEGVELPVWWGIVEKETMGKYEWSGYLTLAEMVQNAGLKLHISLCFHGSNQPRIPLPEWVSKIGESDPNIYFTDRYRQPYKDCISLSVDNLPVLNEKTPIQVYHEFCESFKSSFSNLLGSTISGISISLGPDGELRYPSQRQLKSHGTGEFQCYDKNMLSLLKQYAEARGNPLYGLGGPHDASSYDEMPYSNNFFKDNGGSWESHYGDFFLSWYSSELIAHGDRLLSLASSVFGNTEATIHGKVPLMHSWYKTRSHPSELTAGFYNTANRDGYDAVAEMFARNSSKMILPGMDLSDQHHPQELLSSPESLIAQIKSASRKHGVMLSGQNSSNTGPHGGFDLIKKNLDGENVELFTYQRMGAYFFSPEHFPSFAEFVRSVHQPEPHSDDLPVEDEEEEDIAETPCPSPMSEAQMQAA encoded by the exons ATGGAGGTTTCAGTTATCGGAAAATCTCAGGCGAAGGTCGCTGGAGCCGATTTTGGTAACAGAGAGTTAGGGTTTTTCAATTCCAAAGTAGATAGTAAGATTTTTGGTTCGAAGTCGAAGATCTGTTTCGTGAGGAGTTCGAGGTGTGAAAGGTCAAGAATCCGTTTAACGACGAAATCCGTGCAGATGGAACCAGTTCAATCTCAAAACTCAAACGTTGGAAGAAGATCCAAATCT CTTGAGGGGGTGAAGTTGTACGTTGGTTTGCCTTTAGATGCAGTTTCTACCTGCAATGCAATTAACCATTCGAGAGCAATTGCAGCTGGCCTTAAGGCTTTGAAGCTGCTTGGTGTAGAAGGTGTCGAGCTCCCGGTGTGGTGGGGAATCGTTGAGAAAGAAACCATGGGGAAATATGAATGGTCGGGCTATCTCACCCTTGCGGAGATGGTCCAAAATGCAGGTCTCAAGCTACATATTTCTCTTTGCTTCCATGGATCTAATCAACCAAGAATTCCTCTCCCCGAATGGGTCTCAAAGATCGGTGAATCTGACCCTAACATCTACTTCACTGATCGTTACAGGCAGCCATATAAAGATTGCATATCACTCTCTGTTGATAACCTTCCTGTCCTAAATGAGAAAACTCCAATCCAAGTTTACCATGAATTTTGTGAGAGCTTCAAATCTTCATTCTCAAATCTCTTGGGCTCTACAATCTCG GGTATTTCGATTAGTCTTGGACCAGATGGTGAGCTTCGATATCCTTCCCAGCGACAACTGAAGTCACATGGAACTGGAGAATTTCAGTGCTATGATAAAAACATGCTTAGCCTTCTTAAGCAATATGCTGAAGCAAGAGGGAATCCCTTATATGGACTTGGAGGTCCCCATGATGCTTCAAGCTATGACGAAATGCCCTACTCAAACAATTTCTTCAAAGATAACGGTGGTTCATGGGAGTCTCATTATGGGGATTTCTTCCTTTCTTGGTATTCTAGTGAGCTAATTGCTCATGGTGATCGCCTTCTCTCTCTTGCCTCATCCGTCTTTGGCAACACCGAAGCAACCATTCATGGGAAGGTTCCATTGATGCATTCTTGGTACAAAACTAGATCACACCCAAGTGAATTAACAGCCGGTTTCTACAATACTGCCAACAGAGACGGGTACGATGCTGTAGCCGAAATGTTTGCCAGGAACTCAAGCAAAATGATCTTGCCCGGGATGGACCTATCAGATCAACATCATCCTCAAGAATTGCTATCAAGCCCCGAGTCATTAATAGCACAAATCAAGTCAGCTAGCAGAAAGCACGGCGTAATGTTGtcaggacaaaactcatccaatACGGGACCTCACGGGGGCTTTGATCTGATAAAGAAGAATTTAGATGGCGAGAATGTGGAGTTGTTCACATACCAGAGAATGGGAGCTTACTTCTTCTCTCCGGAGCACTTCCCTTCCTTTGCTGAATTCGTTCGAAGCGTCCATCAACCTGAACCGCATTCAGATGATCTTCCCGTCGAAgacgaggaagaagaagacattGCTGAGACGCCGTGTCCCAGTCCCATGTCCGAAGCACAGATGCAAGCGGCATAA
- the LOC103497884 gene encoding inactive beta-amylase 9 isoform X2, whose amino-acid sequence MEVSVIGKSQAKVAGADFGNRELGFFNSKVDSKIFGSKSKICFVRSSRCERSRIRLTTKSVQMEPVQSQNSNVGRRSKSGVKLYVGLPLDAVSTCNAINHSRAIAAGLKALKLLGVEGVELPVWWGIVEKETMGKYEWSGYLTLAEMVQNAGLKLHISLCFHGSNQPRIPLPEWVSKIGESDPNIYFTDRYRQPYKDCISLSVDNLPVLNEKTPIQVYHEFCESFKSSFSNLLGSTISGISISLGPDGELRYPSQRQLKSHGTGEFQCYDKNMLSLLKQYAEARGNPLYGLGGPHDASSYDEMPYSNNFFKDNGGSWESHYGDFFLSWYSSELIAHGDRLLSLASSVFGNTEATIHGKVPLMHSWYKTRSHPSELTAGFYNTANRDGYDAVAEMFARNSSKMILPGMDLSDQHHPQELLSSPESLIAQIKSASRKHGVMLSGQNSSNTGPHGGFDLIKKNLDGENVELFTYQRMGAYFFSPEHFPSFAEFVRSVHQPEPHSDDLPVEDEEEEDIAETPCPSPMSEAQMQAA is encoded by the exons ATGGAGGTTTCAGTTATCGGAAAATCTCAGGCGAAGGTCGCTGGAGCCGATTTTGGTAACAGAGAGTTAGGGTTTTTCAATTCCAAAGTAGATAGTAAGATTTTTGGTTCGAAGTCGAAGATCTGTTTCGTGAGGAGTTCGAGGTGTGAAAGGTCAAGAATCCGTTTAACGACGAAATCCGTGCAGATGGAACCAGTTCAATCTCAAAACTCAAACGTTGGAAGAAGATCCAAATCT GGGGTGAAGTTGTACGTTGGTTTGCCTTTAGATGCAGTTTCTACCTGCAATGCAATTAACCATTCGAGAGCAATTGCAGCTGGCCTTAAGGCTTTGAAGCTGCTTGGTGTAGAAGGTGTCGAGCTCCCGGTGTGGTGGGGAATCGTTGAGAAAGAAACCATGGGGAAATATGAATGGTCGGGCTATCTCACCCTTGCGGAGATGGTCCAAAATGCAGGTCTCAAGCTACATATTTCTCTTTGCTTCCATGGATCTAATCAACCAAGAATTCCTCTCCCCGAATGGGTCTCAAAGATCGGTGAATCTGACCCTAACATCTACTTCACTGATCGTTACAGGCAGCCATATAAAGATTGCATATCACTCTCTGTTGATAACCTTCCTGTCCTAAATGAGAAAACTCCAATCCAAGTTTACCATGAATTTTGTGAGAGCTTCAAATCTTCATTCTCAAATCTCTTGGGCTCTACAATCTCG GGTATTTCGATTAGTCTTGGACCAGATGGTGAGCTTCGATATCCTTCCCAGCGACAACTGAAGTCACATGGAACTGGAGAATTTCAGTGCTATGATAAAAACATGCTTAGCCTTCTTAAGCAATATGCTGAAGCAAGAGGGAATCCCTTATATGGACTTGGAGGTCCCCATGATGCTTCAAGCTATGACGAAATGCCCTACTCAAACAATTTCTTCAAAGATAACGGTGGTTCATGGGAGTCTCATTATGGGGATTTCTTCCTTTCTTGGTATTCTAGTGAGCTAATTGCTCATGGTGATCGCCTTCTCTCTCTTGCCTCATCCGTCTTTGGCAACACCGAAGCAACCATTCATGGGAAGGTTCCATTGATGCATTCTTGGTACAAAACTAGATCACACCCAAGTGAATTAACAGCCGGTTTCTACAATACTGCCAACAGAGACGGGTACGATGCTGTAGCCGAAATGTTTGCCAGGAACTCAAGCAAAATGATCTTGCCCGGGATGGACCTATCAGATCAACATCATCCTCAAGAATTGCTATCAAGCCCCGAGTCATTAATAGCACAAATCAAGTCAGCTAGCAGAAAGCACGGCGTAATGTTGtcaggacaaaactcatccaatACGGGACCTCACGGGGGCTTTGATCTGATAAAGAAGAATTTAGATGGCGAGAATGTGGAGTTGTTCACATACCAGAGAATGGGAGCTTACTTCTTCTCTCCGGAGCACTTCCCTTCCTTTGCTGAATTCGTTCGAAGCGTCCATCAACCTGAACCGCATTCAGATGATCTTCCCGTCGAAgacgaggaagaagaagacattGCTGAGACGCCGTGTCCCAGTCCCATGTCCGAAGCACAGATGCAAGCGGCATAA